In Labilibaculum sp. DW002, one DNA window encodes the following:
- a CDS encoding ferritin, producing MALNKNVEKILNEQINAEFWSAYFYLSMSNYFNTNGMSGFSNWMKVQFEEETSHAMKMLDFVNERGGRVILEPIAEVPSEWDGVLNIYEETLKHEEKVTSLINECVNVAIAEKDHATVNFLQWFVDEQVEEEAGVGEIIDQLKMIGCQGNGLYMMDKEFRSRVFIDTTKA from the coding sequence ATGGCTTTAAATAAAAATGTAGAGAAGATCTTGAATGAGCAGATTAATGCTGAATTTTGGTCTGCATACTTTTACTTATCAATGTCTAACTATTTTAATACAAATGGCATGTCGGGATTCTCAAATTGGATGAAAGTTCAGTTCGAAGAAGAGACTTCACATGCTATGAAAATGTTAGATTTTGTAAATGAGCGTGGTGGAAGAGTTATTCTTGAACCAATTGCTGAAGTGCCTTCGGAGTGGGATGGTGTTTTAAACATTTATGAAGAAACATTAAAGCACGAAGAGAAAGTAACAAGCTTAATTAACGAGTGTGTTAATGTTGCTATTGCAGAGAAAGATCACGCAACAGTTAATTTCTTGCAGTGGTTTGTTGACGAGCAAGTAGAAGAAGAGGCTGGAGTTGGTGAGATTATCGATCAGTTAAAAATGATTGGTTGCCAAGGTAATGGTCTCTACATGATGGATAAAGAATTCAGATCAAGAGTTTTTATTGATACAACAAAAGCTTAA
- a CDS encoding TetR/AcrR family transcriptional regulator, producing the protein MKIGDKNIEKVVLNCTKTLLLQSGVKGWNMDDLARECGMSKRTLYKIIGNKEDLLYKCYSDNMDIVINSFKTYSEQDKDYHTLLENMANQQIEHVEEFIIVNFKTIKTEYPRIEAMIHEKLITRRSMLIDFLEEGKAMGYIHESVESRVITNIVSALMEFNINMCKTKTEFESKIREELKYIFSSIQKR; encoded by the coding sequence ATGAAAATAGGTGATAAGAATATAGAAAAAGTGGTATTGAATTGCACAAAGACTCTCCTTCTGCAATCTGGAGTTAAGGGATGGAACATGGATGATTTGGCAAGAGAATGCGGTATGTCTAAAAGAACCCTTTATAAGATCATAGGCAATAAAGAAGACTTATTATACAAATGTTATTCTGATAACATGGACATAGTCATCAATTCCTTTAAAACCTACTCCGAGCAAGATAAGGATTACCATACTTTACTTGAAAACATGGCGAATCAACAAATTGAACATGTTGAGGAATTTATCATTGTCAATTTTAAAACGATTAAAACTGAATACCCCAGAATAGAAGCTATGATTCACGAGAAACTAATTACTCGAAGAAGTATGCTTATTGATTTTTTAGAAGAAGGGAAAGCCATGGGGTATATACATGAGAGTGTCGAATCTCGAGTAATTACCAACATTGTGAGTGCATTAATGGAGTTCAATATCAATATGTGCAAAACTAAAACAGAATTTGAATCTAAAATTAGAGAGGAATTGAAATATATCTTCTCCTCCATTCAGAAAAGATAG